A window of Ptychodera flava strain L36383 chromosome 1, AS_Pfla_20210202, whole genome shotgun sequence contains these coding sequences:
- the LOC139135218 gene encoding uncharacterized protein, translating to MAFDRLVAWRRTLLLALICLLLSSSSILFLWRKGTTVPAIAKSRGHKSRDTLQDEIRRLYPWMIRSNNLPNFFTRQFDPKVGKQWPSDETYAYGNCTIVFVHNQKSGGTTTKSCLNDLMKREGDPLPGPANNLNAGKVYSTILKRGHFEVSRTSFMGDSTFSICEFAQRPCAYFTVMRDPLERVISSYNMCRASRQPQCVMRDIHNMTVNDWAVHQGSFFFHQLLVNPEFFTNVYTNLVDELRGPDDPSLKRISPWWRNKLILDHLMNDKQMELALDYVLANLESWFAVVGLTAEYDTNFRLFERVFKLPFYKLCVGRQKNLRRDYHGLTGGEANITKEEAVKTTKRKLSSDPEVMRALHFDIQIYKKMEDIFKRQVLAFYEKKFAENK from the exons ATGGCTTTCGACAGGCTTGTTGCATGGAGAAGGACTCTGCTTCTGGCGTTGATTTGTCTTCTTTTAAGTTCAAGCAGTATACTCTTCCTTTGGCGAAAGGGGACAACAGTCCCAGCAATTGCAAAAAGCAG AGGACACAAATCAAGGGACACATTACAGGATGAGATACGCCGACTATACCCTTGGATGATCAGGTCGAACAATCTTCCAAACTTCTTCACCAGGCAGTTTGACCCGAAGGTAGGAAAACAATGGCCGTCGGATGAGACCTACGCGTACGGAAACTGCACCATTGTGTTCGTTCACAATCAAAAATCTGGCGGGACCACAACCAAGAGCTGCCTCAATGATCTGATGAAACGTGAAGGCGACCCGCTTCCCGGACCCGCGAATAATTTGAACGCCGGCAAGGTCTACAGTACCATACTAAAGAGGGGGCATTTCGAAGTTTCAAGGACCAGCTTCATGGGGGACTCGACTTTTTCTATTTGTGAGTTTGCCCAGAGACCTTGTGCGTACTTCACGGTAATGAGAGATCCCCTAGAGCGTGTCATTTCCTCGTACAACATGTGTAGAGCCTCGAGGCAGCCCCAGTGCGTCATGCGAGACATACACAACATGACGGTGAACGACTGGGCTGTTCACCAAGGGAGCTTTTTCTTTCACCAGCTGTTGGTAAACCCCGAGTTTTTCACTAATGTCTACACCAACTTAGTTGACGAACTCCGCGGACCGGATGACCCGTCCCTCAAACGTATCAGCCCATGGTGGCGAAACAAACTCATTTTGGATCACCTCATGAACGATAAGCAAATGGAACTAGCTCTAGATTACGTCTTAGCTAATCTTGAATCATGGTTCGCTGTCGTGGGCTTGACAGCTGAATACGACACAAATTTTCGCTTATTCGAACGTGTTTTTAAATTACCGTTTTACAAACTGTGTGTAGGCAGACAGAAAAACTTAAGGCGTGATTATCATGGATTAACGGGAGGGGAAGCAAATATAACGAAAGAAGAAGCTGTTAAAACTACGAAGAGGAAACTGTCATCTGATCCGGAGGTCATGAGGGCGCTGCATTTCGATATCCAAATCTATAAGAAAATGGAAGACATCTTTAAAAGACAAGTGCTAgctttttacgaaaaaaaatttgcGGAAAACAAGTAG